The segment GATTAAACTAAAACTTTGTTCATCTAGAGTCCGCAATTTCAACTAATTCCCTGCCCCAATCCATGAAACTTTAAAAAAATACGCAGAGTAGGGAACCCTACATCGGCAAAATTTCACGTGTCCATTCTTCATCACAATCACGATCGCGGTAAAATCATAAAAAGATCTAAAGTCCGACCGGAAAACCGGGTTTTGTGGCATGATCAATCAGTACCTATCTGCGATCGACAGGAAATATAAAAGATTATGGCTCTCCGTTTAGGCGACACAGTTCCCAACTTTACCCAAGACTCGTCTGAGGGAACGATCAATTTTTACGACTGGGCAGGGGATAGCTGGGTTGTCCTCTTCTCGCACCCCGCTGATTACACCCCGGTTTGCACCACCGAACTCGGTCAAGTTGCAAAAATCAAGCCTGAGTTTGACAAGCGCAACGTCAAAGTGATTGCCCTCAGCGTCGATGATGCAGAATCCCACAAAGGCTGGATTAGTGACATCAATGAAACGCAAGCCTGCAGCGTCAACTATCCCATTTTGGCAGATGGCGACAAGAAAGTTTCCGAACTGTACGACATGATTCACCCGAACTCCAGCACGGGTTCGACGCTGACGGTTCGCTCTGTTTTCATCATCGACAACAACAAG is part of the Leptolyngbya boryana PCC 6306 genome and harbors:
- a CDS encoding peroxiredoxin, which gives rise to MALRLGDTVPNFTQDSSEGTINFYDWAGDSWVVLFSHPADYTPVCTTELGQVAKIKPEFDKRNVKVIALSVDDAESHKGWISDINETQACSVNYPILADGDKKVSELYDMIHPNSSTGSTLTVRSVFIIDNNKKLRLTFTYPASTGRNFDELLRVIDSLQLTDNYSVATPANWVDGNDCVVVPSIPTDQAREKFPKGVTEVKPYLRMTPQPNK